Proteins encoded together in one Telopea speciosissima isolate NSW1024214 ecotype Mountain lineage chromosome 6, Tspe_v1, whole genome shotgun sequence window:
- the LOC122665103 gene encoding uncharacterized protein LOC122665103 isoform X2 — protein sequence MLRRKVMNWRRVAKSAQALAAHGLLLCFTVLLVLKLDHVGYYSWWIIFSPLWLFHAVVARGRFSLPAPSLPHDRHWAPCHAIVATPLLVAFELLLCIYLDSINVHGFSAVNLKIVFLPLLAFEVIILIDNFRMCRALMPGDEESMSDEAIWETLPHFWVAISMVFFVAATTFTLLKLSGDVGALGWWDLFINFGIAECFAFLVCTKWSNPMIHRHFSGSEASSSSTAIRYADWNSGLVFSSEEDQDQERMCGLQDIGGHIMKVPLICFQILLCMRLEGTPSGARHIPIPALFSPLFLLQGAGVLFAFSKLVEKIILLLRSESGTGRYFIISSRAHDCFGFLHHGSRLLGWWSIDEGNREEQARLYNAGASGYSTFSGYPPEIVKKMPKKELAEEVWRLQAALGEQAEITKYSQQEFERLQNEKVLCRVCFEGEISIVLLPCRHRVLCSTCSEKCKKCPICRVSVEERLPVYDV from the exons ATGCTTCGAAGGAAAGTGATGAACTGGAGGAGAGTTGCAAAATCTGCTCAGGCCCTCGCGGCCCATGGCTTACTTCTTTGTTTCACAGTTTTGCTCGTGCTAAAGCTTGATCATGTCGGCTATTACTCTTGGTG GATCATCTTCTCCCCACTTTGGCTATTTCATGCGGTTGTCGCAAGAGGCAGATTCTCATTACCTGCTCCATCATTACCCCATGATCGTCAT TGGGCTCCTTGTCATGCTATTGTTGCAACACCATTGCTGGTTGCATTTGAACTACTCCTTTGTATATATCTTGACAGCATCAATG TTCATGGTTTTTCAGCTGTTAACTTGAAGATtgtttttcttccccttttggcATTTGAAGTAATTATTCTCATAGACAACTTCAG GATGTGTAGGGCTTTAATGCCAGGAGATGAAGAGAGCATGAGCGATGAAGCAATATGGGAAACTCTCCCT CACTTCTGGGTTGCTATCTCCATGGTTTTCTTCGTCGCTGCGACTACATTCACCCTCCTAAAACTAT CAGGTGATGTTGGTGCACTTGGTTGGTGggatttatttataaatttcGG CATTGCAGAGTGCTTTGCTTTTCTTGTTTGCACAAAGTGGAGTAATCCAATGATACATAGACATTTTTCTGGTAGCGAAGCCAGTTCCTCTTCTACTGCAATCAGATACGCTGATTGGAATAGTGGTTTAGTCTTTTCTTCGGAAGAGGATCAGGACCAAGAAAGAATGTGTGGTCTGCAGGACATTGGTGGACACATTATGAAAGTTCCACTAATCTGTTTCCAGATCCTGCTTTGTATGCGCTTAGAG ggaACACCTTCTGGTGCTAGACATATCCCGATTCCAGCTCTGTTCTCTCCTCTTTTCCTACTACAAGGAGCTGGAGTCTTATTTGCATTTTCTAAATTGGTGGAGAAGATTATTCTTTTGCTGCGCAGTGAATCTGGTACAGGGAGGTATTTTATTATCTCCTCAAGGGCTCATGATTGCTTTGGCTTCTTGCACCACGGTTCTAG GCTGCTTGGTTGGTGGTCAATTGATGAAGGAAATCGAGAGGAACAGGCTCGGCTTTACAATGCTGGGGCCTCTGG GTATAGCACTTTTTCTGGCTATCCACCTGAAATAGTGAAGAAAATGCCTAAGAAAGAACTTGCTGAGGAG GTTTGGAGACTACAGGCTGCTCTTGGTGAGCAAGCAGAAATCACAAAATATAGCCAGCAGGAGTTTGAAAGGCTCCAAAAT GAAAAGGTGTTATGTAGGGTTTGCTTTGAAGGAGAAATAAGTATAGTCTTGCTTCCATGTAGGCATCGCGTTCTTTGCAG CACCTGCAGTGAAAAGTGTAAAAAGTGCCCCATTTGCCGGGTCTCTGTTGAGGAGCGCTTGCCTGTATATGATGTGTAA
- the LOC122665103 gene encoding uncharacterized protein LOC122665103 isoform X1 — MLRRKVMNWRRVAKSAQALAAHGLLLCFTVLLVLKLDHVGYYSWWIIFSPLWLFHAVVARGRFSLPAPSLPHDRHWAPCHAIVATPLLVAFELLLCIYLDSINVHGFSAVNLKIVFLPLLAFEVIILIDNFRMCRALMPGDEESMSDEAIWETLPHFWVAISMVFFVAATTFTLLKLCGDVGALGWWDLFINFGIAECFAFLVCTKWSNPMIHRHFSGSEASSSSTAIRYADWNSGLVFSSEEDQDQERMCGLQDIGGHIMKVPLICFQILLCMRLEGTPSGARHIPIPALFSPLFLLQGAGVLFAFSKLVEKIILLLRSESGTGRYFIISSRAHDCFGFLHHGSRLLGWWSIDEGNREEQARLYNAGASGYSTFSGYPPEIVKKMPKKELAEEVWRLQAALGEQAEITKYSQQEFERLQNEKVLCRVCFEGEISIVLLPCRHRVLCSTCSEKCKKCPICRVSVEERLPVYDV, encoded by the exons ATGCTTCGAAGGAAAGTGATGAACTGGAGGAGAGTTGCAAAATCTGCTCAGGCCCTCGCGGCCCATGGCTTACTTCTTTGTTTCACAGTTTTGCTCGTGCTAAAGCTTGATCATGTCGGCTATTACTCTTGGTG GATCATCTTCTCCCCACTTTGGCTATTTCATGCGGTTGTCGCAAGAGGCAGATTCTCATTACCTGCTCCATCATTACCCCATGATCGTCAT TGGGCTCCTTGTCATGCTATTGTTGCAACACCATTGCTGGTTGCATTTGAACTACTCCTTTGTATATATCTTGACAGCATCAATG TTCATGGTTTTTCAGCTGTTAACTTGAAGATtgtttttcttccccttttggcATTTGAAGTAATTATTCTCATAGACAACTTCAG GATGTGTAGGGCTTTAATGCCAGGAGATGAAGAGAGCATGAGCGATGAAGCAATATGGGAAACTCTCCCT CACTTCTGGGTTGCTATCTCCATGGTTTTCTTCGTCGCTGCGACTACATTCACCCTCCTAAAACTATGCG GTGATGTTGGTGCACTTGGTTGGTGggatttatttataaatttcGG CATTGCAGAGTGCTTTGCTTTTCTTGTTTGCACAAAGTGGAGTAATCCAATGATACATAGACATTTTTCTGGTAGCGAAGCCAGTTCCTCTTCTACTGCAATCAGATACGCTGATTGGAATAGTGGTTTAGTCTTTTCTTCGGAAGAGGATCAGGACCAAGAAAGAATGTGTGGTCTGCAGGACATTGGTGGACACATTATGAAAGTTCCACTAATCTGTTTCCAGATCCTGCTTTGTATGCGCTTAGAG ggaACACCTTCTGGTGCTAGACATATCCCGATTCCAGCTCTGTTCTCTCCTCTTTTCCTACTACAAGGAGCTGGAGTCTTATTTGCATTTTCTAAATTGGTGGAGAAGATTATTCTTTTGCTGCGCAGTGAATCTGGTACAGGGAGGTATTTTATTATCTCCTCAAGGGCTCATGATTGCTTTGGCTTCTTGCACCACGGTTCTAG GCTGCTTGGTTGGTGGTCAATTGATGAAGGAAATCGAGAGGAACAGGCTCGGCTTTACAATGCTGGGGCCTCTGG GTATAGCACTTTTTCTGGCTATCCACCTGAAATAGTGAAGAAAATGCCTAAGAAAGAACTTGCTGAGGAG GTTTGGAGACTACAGGCTGCTCTTGGTGAGCAAGCAGAAATCACAAAATATAGCCAGCAGGAGTTTGAAAGGCTCCAAAAT GAAAAGGTGTTATGTAGGGTTTGCTTTGAAGGAGAAATAAGTATAGTCTTGCTTCCATGTAGGCATCGCGTTCTTTGCAG CACCTGCAGTGAAAAGTGTAAAAAGTGCCCCATTTGCCGGGTCTCTGTTGAGGAGCGCTTGCCTGTATATGATGTGTAA